ATCCCCTGCACGGTTTTAGCGAAAGCCTCGCTATCGACCATGCGGTTGTGGATTTCCTCGATCTGGGATTCCAAGGTGACTTGCACGTAGTCCAGCCCAGCCGTCTTGAGGCCGGCGACGAAAGAGTCGTCGGCCAGGCGCACGCCGTTGGTCAGGAGGCCGGTGATCAGGCCCAGGTCCTCGGCGTAAACGACCAGATCGAGCAGGTCCTCGCGCAAAGTGGGTTCGCCGCCGGTGAAATCGACGTGGGGTATGCCGTTGTCCCAGAGGATTTTCAGGATTTTTTTCCAGTCGCCCGTGCCCAATTCGGCCGATTCGCGGCGCTGGTTGTAGCAATGCGAACAGTTGACATTGCAGTGGTAGGTTAGGGCCAGGTCCATGCGGTAGGGGGCCGAAACCGGCGTCTGGAAAGCCTCGATTTTGTCGATGCCGAAATAGCTTACCGGACAGAAATCGCCGTGGTTGACGAGCAGGTCGATTTTTTCCAGCGTTTGCCTGTAGTCGCGCTTGACCTTGGCCTGACTGATGTGAAAGGCGGCGGCCAGCCGGCGCAGGCTCTCCGCTTGCGGAAAATCGTCGAGGAAATACTTGACCATGGCCGTGGCGGTGGAGTTGAGGTGGACGACCCGGTAGGCGTCGATCATCAGGATGGCCGAGCGGTCCGCTTCCACCCGCAGGTGGATGCGCCTGGCGCCGAATTTTTTGGCGTCGTAGTAATGGGTGTGGCCTGGAGCCAACAGTTCGGCGTGGCTCTTGCGCGCCATGGCGCGCCACAGCAGCGGCGTCAGCACCGACAGCATGGCCAGAAATACGAGCAGCGCCGGCAGTCCGCCGTTGCCGCGTCCGTAGCGGCCGAGGCCCAGGTCCAGGGCCAGGAAGCGGCCGCGGCTGAATAGCTGGGCCGCGGCGGCGGCG
The DNA window shown above is from Candidatus Aminicenantes bacterium and carries:
- a CDS encoding radical SAM protein, translated to AAAAAQLFSRGRFLALDLGLGRYGRGNGGLPALLVFLAMLSVLTPLLWRAMARKSHAELLAPGHTHYYDAKKFGARRIHLRVEADRSAILMIDAYRVVHLNSTATAMVKYFLDDFPQAESLRRLAAAFHISQAKVKRDYRQTLEKIDLLVNHGDFCPVSYFGIDKIEAFQTPVSAPYRMDLALTYHCNVNCSHCYNQRRESAELGTGDWKKILKILWDNGIPHVDFTGGEPTLREDLLDLVVYAEDLGLITGLLTNGVRLADDSFVAGLKTAGLDYVQVTLESQIEEIHNRMVDSEAFAKTVQGIKNAVAHSIHVITNSTITAANRDHLEGLVPFLKKLGVGSFAVNSIIKAGKSRHQDNGLSEAELLPMLNRLRRQAEREGMKFTWYTPTQYCRLNPVESDLGVKQCTAGKYNLAIEPDGTVIPCQSFFRPLGNILQVPFKQIYNHDFLISLRRRDWAMDKCRDCEWLATCGCGCPLQISEDSFCCPDLLSNP